Proteins encoded together in one Hylaeus volcanicus isolate JK05 chromosome 3, UHH_iyHylVolc1.0_haploid, whole genome shotgun sequence window:
- the LOC128873659 gene encoding uncharacterized protein LOC128873659: MRRPGTLPNSATSGHRSAGPMEDGSTPLSIAADNCTSTGGRLHYANHSLRRTPQPPHLPARDTENSPSERAQNDSRVQNGVPGVHHHAPPPLPSRHQPSCGQSSYPTLPMNGHATHQYHHFPREKERSSARERSRDRDVGVQSVPHRSDKHRDAQMEMEMRDGMDMGDISPYRA, from the coding sequence ATGCGTCGGCCGGGCACGCTGCCCAACTCCGCCACGTCCGGTCACCGCTCCGCAGGCCCGATGGAGGACGGCTCGACGCCCCTGAGCATCGCCGCCGACAATTGCACCTCGACCGGCGGCAGATTGCATTACGCGAATCACTCTTTGCGCCGCACGCCCCAGCCGCCGCACCTACCCGCTCGCGACACCGAGAACAGCCCCTCGGAGAGGGCCCAGAACGACTCGCGGGTTCAAAACGGCGTACCAGGCGTGCACCACCACGCACCCCCGCCGCTACCGTCTAGACATCAACCCTCCTGCGGCCAGTCGTCTTATCCAACCCTGCCGATGAACGGGCACGCGACTCATCAATACCATCACTTTCCACGCGAGAAGGAGAGGTCCTCTGCTCGCGAAAGGAGCCGCGACCGCGACGTCGGCGTCCAGTCCGTCCCCCATCGGTCCGACAAGCACCGAGACGCCCAGATGGAGATGGAGATGCGCGACGGGATGGACATGGGCGACATCAGCCCGTATCGCGCGTAA
- the LOC128873657 gene encoding leucine-rich repeat-containing protein 4C-like isoform X6, whose product MKGFLRLCREREHRDGRREHQNIPRTPRRSAAASTAVFHLLILAGSFAFGAATFCPNGCICDDDNLVVSCIGANLDVIPIALNPSIQRIVLKENRIKAVEAAAFQFYGNLKNVDLSSNHLFTIPNGSFEAQKQLVELHLRHNKISALTEKTFQGLKSLTVLNLRDNYLESLKNGLFASLSKLEELDLGKNRISTVEPGAFQKLGSLRVLHLDDNQLRTIPSPALAPLNALAELHIGWNAFSTLPNDAFKGLEQLTVLDITGAGLDVIGDGAFRGLNALRTLELDGNKLREVPTKQLAVLPRLEELTLGQNFFTTLRSGAFQGLPKLKKLDISAAKLLTTVEHGAFSDNANLETLVLNSNKRLTTMEDGSLAGLPNLRHLMLRDNAFTGFSESLVAWNELRRLDLSENPMVCDCSLIWLAEVLVPRNSSPVICAEPPESKGKPIKGMTPDELGCAFSDPRKQALLATLCAAGLAFLTALALILYYRCRRRVRDALKDYKWKNRAISRKEHEYQKTFSDDEYIVRSAHPHHHHHHHQPQSQPIPTHHHHHHLQQQQQQQQQHSQIATGIKPIPVTEL is encoded by the coding sequence acgCCGCGGCGCAGCGCAGCGGCATCGACTGCGGTGTTCCACCTGCTGATCCTGGCTGGTTCGTTCGCTTTCGGCGCGGCCACGTTCTGTCCGAACGGTTGCATCTGCGACGACGATAACCTGGTGGTGTCCTGCATAGGAGCGAATCTGGACGTCATACCGATCGCCCTGAACCCGAGCATCCAGCGCATAGTGCTAAAGGAGAATCGGATAAAGGCGGTGGAGGCGGCGGCGTTTCAGTTCTACGGCAACCTAAAGAACGTCGATCTCTCGAGCAATCACCTCTTCACCATTCCCAACGGGAGCTTCGAGGCGCAGAAGCAATTAGTCGAGCTGCATCTCAGGCACAACAAAATCTCGGCGTTGACCGAGAAGACGTTTCAAGGTTTAAAGTCACTGACGGTGTTGAATCTGCGCGACAACTACTTGGAAAGCCTGAAGAACGGGCTGTTTGCGTCGCTGTCGAAGTTGGAAGAGCTCGATCTGGGGAAGAACCGTATATCGACAGTAGAGCCAGGTGCTTTCCAGAAATTGGGTTCGCTCAGAGTCCTCCATCTCGACGATAATCAGCTGAGGACTATCCCATCGCCTGCTCTAGCGCCTTTGAACGCCCTGGCGGAGCTGCATATAGGTTGGAACGCGTTCTCCACGCTACCGAACGACGCGTTCAAGGGTTTGGAACAGCTGACCGTGTTGGATATCACTGGGGCGGGTCTGGACGTCATAGGGGATGGTGCTTTCCGCGGTTTGAACGCGCTGAGAACGTTGGAACTGGATGGGAACAAGCTGCGAGAAGTTCCGACGAAACAGCTGGCCGTACTGCCTCGACTCGAGGAACTCACCTTGGGCCAGAACTTTTTCACTACTCTGAGGTCTGGCGCTTTTCAAGGCCTCCCAAAGTTGAAGAAACTCGACATATCCGCGGCGAAGCTACTAACCACGGTGGAACATGGAGCGTTTTCTGATAACGCCAATCTGGAGACTCTTGTGTTGAACAGCAACAAGAGACTGACTACAATGGAGGACGGGTCCCTGGCCGGTTTACCGAACTTGAGGCATTTAATGCTTCGCGACAACGCTTTCACCGGATTCTCGGAGTCCCTGGTGGCCTGGAACGAGCTACGTCGACTGGATTTAAGCGAGAATCCGATGGTCTGCGACTGCAGCCTGATCTGGTTAGCGGAGGTGCTTGTTCCAAGGAACTCTAGCCCCGTGATATGCGCGGAACCGCCAGAATCGAAGGGAAAACCCATAAAGGGCATGACGCCAGACGAGCTAGGCTGCGCCTTCTCCGATCCCAGGAAACAAGCTTTGTTAGCGACGCTCTGCGCCGCTGGTCTCGCCTTTCTCACCGCGCTGGCGTTGATACTCTACTACAGGTGTCGCAGACGCGTCAGGGACGCCCTGAAAGACTACAAGTGGAAGAATCGCGCGATCTCCCGCAAGGAGCACGAGTACCAGAAGACCTTCTCGGACGACGAGTACATCGTCAGGTCCGCGCATCCCCATCACCATCACCACCACCATCAGCCCCAGTCGCAGCCTATACCGacccaccaccaccaccatcatcttcagcagcagcaacagcagcagcaacaacactCCCAGATAGCGACTGGCATCAAACCGATACCTGTGACGGAGCTGTAG